Part of the Elusimicrobiota bacterium genome is shown below.
TCGGTCAACAGACGGATTTCTTTTTTCTCCGAAATACGCGATTCCATTTCCGAAATAGTTTCCAAAACCAAAATATCGAGACCGATGTCGGACAACAACAGGGGCATTCGCCCCGCTTCGACGCGCGACAAGTCGAGGACGTCGTTGACCAGGGTCAGCAGGTGAAACCCGTTGGCTTTGATGCGCTCCAGACGGGTTAAATCGTCGGGATGCAGATTTCCGGATTTGTTTTTAAGCAGCAAATTGGCGAAGCCGATGACGGAGTTGAGCGGGGTTCTCAACTCGTGGCTCATGTTGGCCAAAAATTCGCTCTTGGCCCGGCTGGCGCGGCGCGCGGCGGCCTCGGCCGCCCGAAGCTCCCGGGTCATTTCCCGGGCCAGAAGACCGGCGCGGCGTTGGGAAGTGGCCAAGGCCCAACCGAGGCCGAACAAGGCCAAGGTGGTAAAACTTCCCCCGATCAGGATCCACAACGGCGTGTTGGAAAACAGGAGGGCCACGAAGGCCCCCGTCGCGGTTCGCGGCTGGGCCAACAAAACGCCCGACACGTTGGGCGGCAACGAGGACAGGGACATCGACCAAAAACTCAGGGTCAGGCCCAGTCCGATGATCAATATTGTCCACGGAAGCAGGCCGGCCCACCGGTTTTCATCGGGGGTCTTTTCGCGACCAGGTCCGGCCCAGAGGCCTTGCCAAAAGGAAAAAATCAGCGACGCGGTATGAGTCATAAGGATGGGCCCTCCGCGTTGACGGAGGTCCTCCCGATCACTATCGGCTGTTTGGATTAAAAGATGAGGAGGGCGGAGGGTTAAAAACGAACGCCGGCGGACCGCAGAACCGCGGCCAGGGAACGCCGTCGGTCATACACACGGGCCACGATGCCCAGAGCGGCCGCCGCGGCGATAAAATCGCCCCGGTCGTCCACGTAGACCATTCGTTCGAACGGGGTGCGGGTGATCCGGGAAACCGTCCGGTAAACCCCGGTCGCCGGCTTCATCGCCCCCAACCGGTGGGAGCCGAACCGCCAACGGGCATGGCGAAGGCGGGGATATCGCTTCATCACGTGGCGCCAGTGGATGGGGTTGATGTTGGACAATAAGGCGGTGGGATGGGTCGAAGCCAGGCGCTCCAGAAGGTCCAAATTCTTTTCCAGCGGCGTGAATATTTCGACAAAGGCCGCGCAAAATTGCCGATAGCTCATTCCGATCCCGGTTTCGCGTCGAATCCAGCGAAAAAAAGTCGCCCCGGTCATTTTCCCCCGTTCAAACGCCAACCCCCGGGGATGGTTCCATATTTTATCGACGAGTCGCCGTCCCGAGCCGCGCTCCACCCGGTCAAAATTTCGGCGGGCCCGTTCGATGCTGAAAGCGATCAAAACGTTGCCGATATCGAACACCACCAGGGGGTTTTTGTGCACGGTAACCATGGGCGCTCATTGTAACACGAAGACCGCCGGGATGTGCTAAAATAGCGCGCACATGGAGACGGTTATGGCCCCCCCCACCCGGGGAGTGGACCTGAGGGAAAGACTCTCGGCCTACGCCCGGTTCGTCAAGATCGAACACACCCTTTTTTCCCTTCCCATCCTCCTTTCGGGCACGTTGTTGGCCCGGGGAACCCTCCCCTCCTGGACGGTGACGGGACTGATCCTCTTGGCGACCCTGGGCGCCCGCACCTTGGCGTTGGCGCTCAACCGGATCATCGACGTCCAAATTGACGCTCGAAATCCGCGCACCGCCGGCCGGGAACTGGCCACCGGCGCCCTGAGCTTGTGGGACGCTTTTTTGGTCGCGCTGGCGGGGCTGTTAATTTATATTTGGGCGGCCACCAAGATCAATTCCTTTTGCCTTATTTGGAGTTGGGTGCCGGCGTTGCTTTTTCTCATTTACCCGACCCTGAAACGGTTCACCTGGCTCTGCCACTTCGGTTTGGGGGTTACCTGGGCCATGGCGCCCCTGGCGGGGTGGTTCGCCGTCAATCCCGGGTTCCCCGGAAGCGGTCCGGCCTGGATATTGGCCGTGTTCAGCTTCTTTTGGCTGGCGGGGTTCGACATCATTTACGCTACGCTGGACGAGCAGTTCGATCGCCGCGAAGGCCTTTTCTCCGTGCCCGCGCGTTTCGGAAAACAGACGGCCCTGCGGCTTTCCGCCTTGACTCATTTGATGGCCTTTGGTTCCCTGGGGCTTCTTTTTTTCTTTTGCCTCCGAGGTTCCGCGGCGGCCTTTCTTTGCCTCACCGCGGGGGTGCTCCTGTTTCTTG
Proteins encoded:
- a CDS encoding UbiA family prenyltransferase codes for the protein MAPPTRGVDLRERLSAYARFVKIEHTLFSLPILLSGTLLARGTLPSWTVTGLILLATLGARTLALALNRIIDVQIDARNPRTAGRELATGALSLWDAFLVALAGLLIYIWAATKINSFCLIWSWVPALLFLIYPTLKRFTWLCHFGLGVTWAMAPLAGWFAVNPGFPGSGPAWILAVFSFFWLAGFDIIYATLDEQFDRREGLFSVPARFGKQTALRLSALTHLMAFGSLGLLFFFCLRGSAAAFLCLTAGVLLFLEHLLVDHVDLAFFKINVLTGFVVLAMVFVGVRPDF